Proteins encoded within one genomic window of Pongo abelii isolate AG06213 chromosome 18, NHGRI_mPonAbe1-v2.0_pri, whole genome shotgun sequence:
- the FA2H gene encoding fatty acid 2-hydroxylase isoform X1, whose translation MGSTENEAVALEETQKTDPAMEPRFKVVDWDKDLVDWQKPLLWQVGHLGEKYDEWVHQPVTRPIRLFHSDLIEGLSKTVWYSVPIIWVPLVLYLSWSYYRTFAQGNVRLFTSFTTEYTVAVPKSMFPGLFMLGTFLWSLIEYLIHRFLFHMKPPSDSYYLIMLHFVMHGQHHKAPFDGSRLVFPPVPASLVIGVFYLCMQLILPEAVGGTVFAGGLLGYVLYDMTHYYLHFGSPHKGSYLYKLKAHHVKHHFAHQKSGEDGPGLPSPHMCSLIYLPNTIELLGTARQCSVYCTGHIQTVPSTLFPGADSCAETGKDINKWQRFQSVINARKKIKGPGVVAYTCNPSQGDWEAKAGGSLEVRSLGPAWPT comes from the exons GACCTGGTGGACTGGCAAAAGCCTCTCCTGTGGCAGGTGGGCCACTTGGGAGAGAAGTACGATGAGTGGGTTCACCAGCCGGTGACCAGGCCCATCCGCCTCTTCCACTCAGACCTCATTGAGGGCCTCTCTAAGACTGTCTG GTACAGTGTCCCCATCATCTGGGTGCCCCTGGTGCTGTACCTCAGCTGGTCCTACTACCGAACCTTTGCCCAGGGCAACGTCCGACTCTTCACGTCATTTACAACAG AGTACACGGTGGCAGTGCCCAAGTCCATGTTCCCCGGGCTCTTCATGCTGGGGACATTCCTCTGGAGCCTCATCGAGTACCTCATCCACCGCTTCCTGTTCCACATGAAGCCCCCCAGTGACAGCTATTACCTCATCATGCTGCACTTCGTCATGCACGGCCAGCATCACAAG GCACCCTTCGACGGCTCCCGCCTGGTCTTCCCCCCTGTGCCAGCCTCCCTGGTGATCGGCGTCTTCTACTTGTGCATGCAGCTCATCCTGCCCGAGGCGGTGGGGGGCACTGTGTTTGCGGGGGGCCTCCTGGGCTACGTCCTCTACGACATGACCCATTACTACCTGCACTTCGGCTCGCCGCACAAGGGCTCCTACCTGTACAAACTGAAGGCCCACCACGTCAAGCACCACTTTGCACATCAGAAGTCAGGTGAGGATGGGCCTGGGCTTCCCAGCCCCCATATGTGTTCATTGATTTATTTGCCAAATACCATCGAGCTCCTGGGAACGGCGAGGCAGTGTTCCGTGTACTGTACTGGGCATATACAGACGGTTCCCTCTACTCTCTTCCCGGGTGCAGACAGCTGTGCAGAGACAGGCAAGGACATCAATAAATGGCAAAGATTTCAAAGTGTGATAAatgccagaaagaaaataaaggggccgggcgtggtggcttacacctgtaatcccagccaaggggattgggaagccaaggcaggtggatcacttgaggtcaggagtttgggaccagcctggccaacatag